The sequence CGAACTAGCTGGGGATGTGGTAGTCGTTGTTGTTGGGCTCCCAAGAGAATAGACGCCCAGCCTCGTGACACCGCCACACTTTTGCGAGCTGTCACCAGTACAAGCATATTGACATTGGCTGTTGTCAGCCGCTTTGGAGGAATCTAAGGAGTTACCACAGTAACACTGAAAAGAAGTCAGCTCCTTATGATGACTACAAATTGTATTGCCCGCCGTACCTCATCATAGTACTCAAGACCGGCATAGGCATAGCCAAGCCCGGAGCAGTAGCTGGTACAAACTGAAGGAGTCATGGTATTGCTGATCTTCTTGCTACCATTGAGCGTCCGGTTGTCTCCATTATCCTTGTAGCAGCCAACGTAGGTAGCTGAAGTCGACGTCGAGCCACCCTTATAATAGACGCCAAGTCTGGTAACACCACCGCAAGCTTGGGAACTATCACCCTTGCAAGCGAATTGACATCTGGTGTCAACATCAAGCTTTGTAGAGTCGATGCTATTGCCGCAGTAACACTAGACACATGCGTCAGCCAGATCCCGCGCTGACAGCCATGATTAAGAGGCTACTCACCTCATCGTAATATTCAAGGCCAGCGTAGGAGTACCCCAGTCCAGAGCAATAAGCAACGCACGCTGATGGGGTCATCGTCGAGGTGATTTCTTTGCTGCCACTCAGCGTCCTGTCGTCTCCATTATCTTTATAACATCCAATATAGGACCATCCAGAGACGGTCGTCGCCGGTGTCGCGCGTTTTTCGATGACTGATCTACGAGGGTACTTCGATGGTCGGCCAAGCCTTGGATGGGCATCGACTGAAGCCATGACTGCCAGACCAAGGACGAGGAGTTGACTGAACATTGCGCTTGTTGACTCTTCACGCCGATTTAATAGGTCCAGAGTGATATCAGTCGCGTCGCAAGTCGTGAATATTTCCGGGGCCTTGTTGTGCCTTGTCGATTATGAGGTGTTCTACAAAAGAGTGACTATGAGTGCAGACAAAAAGCCAAGGCCAGCTTAACAAGGATGTGTACACCCTTTGGTTTTATTATTTGTTTGGGTGGATGTTTGCTTTCAAAGCGAACGCAACAACGGACAAGGCAAATATATGTTGattcctctttctcttcaGCGTTGCGGACCGCAAGCAGAAAGCGTCGGGAACAGGGAATGTGAATGCGCCCCTGAAGCCATCTGTTTATCTTGTGTGTGTTCACGTTTCTCCTTGTGTATTTGTTTTCATTTTGTCCACAgcttctcttttcttttaCCTTGAGCGACTTTACATATGGCTTTAGGACACTGAGCTTACTTCGATATGGGCTCGTCATTGTGATGCACTGAAAATGTCAGATCTAATACTCAATGTTCACTTGCCACGAGAGATGCTCACAtgtttttctttctctAGGTGTCCTCATCGCGCCGGAATGGCGATAATACTGGAATGACGCTCAAACATCTGATGCATAAACAATTAAGAACAGTTTCAGGGCCAGCAGGGTCAGGGTTTCTCGGCATAAGACAAGGGTATGGTTTCTTGGCTTCAGTGGTTAATTGCGGCTTAATTGAGGACAAGAAGCGCGCTACCGCGGACAGCGAAGCTCTCGTTTGGTGCTTGTTCCTGTTTTCTGCCCTGGACCCTTGATATGATATGTCTCAGCTTTAGCTTCGTGTCTTCTGTTTTCGACATTCGAGTTTCCAAAACAGCTAAGCATGAAGTATGCTCGAAGGGGCTTAAGTCGCCCCTAAGCATGGAGCAGCCGCGACTAATAATGATGGCTGTACAGACATTTGAGAGGGGTTGAGAAGTTGAGAACCGATGCATTATCGACATAAGCCGGATATTAGCGCCAGCACAAGTACGTAGTGGAGGATTAATGCTTGCTTTTCCCGTGAGGGAAGTGCGATAGTTGAATTGAAGTCGAAACATGAGTAGAGATGGAAGACAGATGAAGAGGATAAATGAGGAAGTCCATGGGGAGATGGGATGATCCTTGCGACTATGTGTCCAATTTAACGCCCATTATACGCTGCTGTGAATGAAGACCCTAGATGTTTGCAGCAACGAACGAAGCCGTCGCTAGTCTCCCTGGTAGCAGCAATAGCAGCAGGCGGCGACATGTTGCATGGTGGCAATGTTCACTTCAATGAAGAGGATTTTCGCCTTAGCACCTTTATAGGTCTCAAAAACAGTGGTACACCGATAATTAACATGAATATATTACTCGTAGGGCCAACATGGTAGAGGAACACTGTTGGACAAATTCTCCCACTTTCTCCGCGTTTTCTGTGACTCACGACTTGCGACCAACCTCTCTTCCGTCAAACAATGGAATCCGCGTGTCTTAAGACTACGATATCCTCTCCTTCGCTTCCCCACTTACTAAGCATTTCAATTCCAAGTGCTTGACAATTCTATACGCCCTCAATCATGCAATTAGAGACAACGCATGGAAAAATAGTGTGGAAGGAGAGGGCACATGGACACCACTGATAGTATGAAGTATAATTTCCCAAACCTTGTGATGGCAAGCATTCAAATATTTCCTTGAACATTGTCGGGGATCCAAGCCAAGCACTGCATTCACATTTTTATTTTGGCAGCTTAGCCGTCGCGCTTAAGCACAGATATAAGTTTGGTTTTATTTTTCAGTTGTTAATGACAATCCTTGCGCATCTCAACACCGTAGCTGACCGCTAAGATAGAATGCTGTCTTGTCGCGtttttcatcttcaccaTGCCCATTGTCGATGGTCTTCACCTCCCATTCTCTGAGCAATCCTCAACAATCACGTCTGATGCTGTCAAATTTGTGGCATCACTTCTTTTTCGGGACACTTGTCATACTTTTAAACTGGCTGTAACACTCGCATTCACTTCTCTTAAGGATCATCAGCATCATGATCTCCTTCCTACCCAAGAAGCATTCTCCTTCAGTTCCTGAGCTATATCGGGCTCGCATGCGGCGATTTTATTCAGTCCGCTTTCCCATCTGATAATGGACGATTTTGAGGTAGACAAGTTGGAGAAGGCTTTCGCCCTGTACGGAATGGCCAGCACAGACTGCACATGATCATATTGGCCGATCCTTGTAATTGACGCCGCTATCGTTGGGGTCAATGAAGTGGATTTCCAAGATTTAAAAGCCACGACCTGAACGTCTCCAACAAGAGAAAACAGCTGGACCTGCTTGGCTCGCTTATGTGTGTTGCTCTTTATCGAAGCTATTTCGGTGGCTGATGACAGTGTGTAGGATGCTCACAGCTGCGGTCCTGTTTATCCCCACTTTCGCCTCTGGAGCCACCCTTGAGCTAGTTTTCCGCTGGGTCTGTCTCTCTTCTTATTATCTCCGCcattcttttcctttcaCGAGCCTCATCTCCCTGTTTCTCAtgcccttcttcctccGCATGCACGGCGGCATCCTAAGTTTGCAGTGTAGATTGTGTTTGTTCTTCATGTTCATGGATGGTTCACTGTCGAAATGCTTTCATGAGTTGAAATCTTGATAATAGTAAGAGCAGAGTTGTCCTTAGTGGCAGCAGTGAGGATTCTGTCTCTTTCTATCAACTCTGTCGTTGTCACTATCTTTGCAGTATGAGTGGCGTCAAAGAACCGACATCTCGTTTCACAGTAGCTGCTGGTCTAAGCTGCTTCATCGGGCCTTGCTCCAATTATCTATTCCGAAGAGCACGATTGGCATACGATGCTGGAAGTTCCTTCCCTCAGGATTCTTCATAGATAAGGAATTGGGTATGTCGTTGTCCAGGAAAAATAAGTAAGTTCTACTTAATCTGGTAGGTTTGGTGAGATTAGATGACATGAAGATGGTGTAGGAGCAATGACATCTATTCCACCCGAGATGGCCGACGTTCGAATGCCTTTCTCCGACTATACATACAAACCGGCAAATTGGTTGCCCTTGGTATCCAGGCCAACCTCTCTGCCGTCCTTTTCGACGGTGTTAGCAACTTCAATATGTCCACGCCCGGTATCATGGCGGGTCAAGACAGGATGGTGCGCGATCTGGATGGTGATGTTCTTGGTGTTCATTAAGACGAGGGAAGGCCCAGAGAAGCATGAATGAAAGCGTGAGGGCCCTGTTTCCGTCCATTGATAAGTTCATAGGAGATAAATTACTGTAGGATGCGGGAATGATGGTAACGAGGCTCGAATCGCTGTTTGTTCGCCGAATCGATCAATTCTTATGGATTGGCCGGAGAGACTACGTAACGCGGTCATCCATCGGAACATCCGCTCATACATCCCGTCCGACGCGCGTAAATAGGACTTAATCACCCAATCCTCTGCGTTGATTCGTCGTCCAATAAGGAATACCATCTCACCTTACAATGTCTCGTTCAGTCGCCCGCCTCTTCTCCAGTAATGCCAGGAACTTGTCTCTGGGACGAGCTTCATGCCCAACAGCCTCGTCATCAGTCTCcgcttcttcatctcttccaccGTTGCGATATTATATCTTCAAGGAACCTCTGCCGTATCCCGTTGGGCTGAAATTGCAGAACGACATAATTGATCGAAGGCTGGCGGCAAAGAGCAAGGATCCGATAGGCAGTAAGGGTCTTGGCGACGTTGTCCTTCTTTTAGGTACATTCAATTAATTTTTTTTGGAACTGTAAGCTGATGGAGGTGTCCTAGAACATACGCCAACATACACTACCGGCAGACGAGATAATACACCTAATCCCAATGAACTTCATCCGGAGGAAAAAAAGGTGCAGAACGTTGGAGCTGGCTTTTACATTACAAAAAGAGGAGGACAAGTGACCTACCATGGCCCTGGACAATTAGTTGGGTATCCTATACTGGATTTGAATGTCATGGAGGCGAGTGCTACCTGATGATGGTAAGCGGTCCCCTGTTAACGAATAGCTACAGACTCCCACCCGATGTTATGTCGAATTCTTGCAAGCTATGCTTAGTAATTATATCCGAGATATCTCGGCTCTTGACGACATCCTCGCACCTCACCCCGACGGACATGTAGGAGTCTTCTCTTCCCCCACCGAAAAGGTGAATATGTTAGCACCCGATCTCATGCACGTTGGTTAATCCAGTTTTGCAGGTTGCCTCCATAGGGATTCATCTTCACCACCGCATAACTTCCCACGGTTTCGCCATGAACATTACTCCTGAACCCATCGCCTGGTTCGACCTCGTCATGGCTTGTGGCCTCGCAGACGTTCGCGCGGTTTCATTACACGACCTGATTACTCGAGGTGCAATGCAGGAGGGGATAATACCGTCAAGATTGCCGAGTGTGCAGGATGTGGCTAGGTCTATCATGCCCAGGTTTGGGGAAATGTTTGGCAGGGAATTCAAGGCACTCGATGCCCGAGATTCTGGCGAGGCTGGGGAAATTTGGGAACTCGTTCAGAAGGCTGAGCAGGGTGCTAGGGAGAATAATGATAAATGCGGAGGATGGCCTTCTAAACCCGTTTTAAGCCAAAGAGCTTAGAGTAAATATATATGCTTATGACTACATCTATCAGGATATGCTTATACTAAGTACCAATAATTAGAATTTGTTTTAATGGCCAGCCACAATTCTCTCTGTGTCCCCGGACACCTCTGTATTCTTTGGTGGCCTATAAAACACCAAGAAACCAATCAACCACAACGCAATGAAACCTATCTCAAAGTAGAATGAAGCTCTGATATTGTCGAAATTGGATATCCCGCCTTCATTAACGGTAAACAGTCCAGCTTGCACCGCAAAAGATACAGCAGCTCCTACTTGGTACGCCACTTGTAAAGTAGCGCCCGCTACTCCTCCAACATCTGCGGGGACAGCGCACATCGCACCAACACTTGGTTTGAATTGCATCAGTATTCGTACAATCACTTTGCGAAGAGTCGAGATGTTTGGAAGGAAGCTCACCTTGTAGCGGTAAAAACAAGGTACATCCCCGTTGCCCCAAAGATCATGGCTGGAAATATGTAACGCCAGTAATCCCTCCCAACATGCGTGCCGGAGAGTATGAACATAATATACGCCGCTATACCCAGCAGAGCGCCACATGTGATCGAGATCCTAGGCCACTCCATCAGTCGCCCCCATTTAGTAATGATGATGGCGATTATTATGGGAGTTATGCCTTCCGCCAAGACCCGCAATGAAACGATGATCGCCTTTTCACCCATATAATCCATCCAATACTCAATGAATGCAAAAAAGTTAACCGACCACCAGGTGTAGCCAAGGAGAGCAAAGACAATCCAAAGGGCAAAATCATGATATCGCCATATTGATGGTGGAAGAAGTGCGTGAGTGGGCTTGATGCGGGATTCCCAGATGAAGAATCCTGGGAAAATAATGGCGGAGATGATGAGAGGGGCGATAAATCCGGGTGTGGACCAGCCATTTGAGGCGCCAAGAGTTAAAGAAAGGATCAGGAGAACGATGGCCACTAGCATCCTGCACATATCTTTCCGTTAATTGTTCATTCAGCAAGCTGTCTGTCAGACACTGACTCACATGAAGCATCCCGGAAGATCCATTCTTGCCGATTTATCGTTTGCATCAGCATTCTCGCCCCTGCTTCTTGGAATCCAAAATATTGACCACACCCCCACAGGTAATAAAATAACCGACAGGATCCTGAAAAACCACCTCCATGCCTCCCCTTGTCCGCCAGAGGGGATCAGCATAATAGTTCCAGCAATAATGTTTCCTGTAGAATTTGCAATAGCGCCGCTCATACTGTAGACAGTAAAAGCTTTGTTCAGCTCATGAGGCTCAAAGACGGTGACGATAAGCCTATAAGCAGAAGGCACAGAAGAGCTACCCGCTATGCCAGACAATGCCCGTAGAATGAAGAAAGAATACCTCTCGGGTAGGAAGGATATGATTAGATTCAATAGCCCAAGGGTGATAATACCGTAAGAGAAGACAGGCGCAGCAGAATAGAGGTCGGAGATACGGCCCcagaagaggagagtgGCGGCGAAAGTGACTGTGTAGGAGGTGATGACCCATGATTGTTGAGCGAAGGGGACTTGCATGGAGTCGATGATAGGGGAAGTGAGGATATAGAAAGCGGCCAAACACCATTCTATAGTGGAAATCATCAGTTGGAGAGCTGCCGGGAATAGGCTTTATGATCTGACTCACGATCGATAACAAGAGAGACGCTGAAAAGAGCTAAAAGACCCCATTTCTTCCTTTGGGAGACCTTAATTTCTGATCCACTATGATGAGATGGTGTTTGAGCCTCTTTTTCGTCTTGAATTCCAACCCGGCTTTCTCCACTCGTTCTGAATGTTTCATTCTCTCCGTCAATATCTTCTCCATTCTTATCATTTTTGGCATCATTCGAGAAAATATCAGCCTTTAATGAAGACGTCATCGAGGTGGGCACGGCGTTTGCC comes from Cryptococcus gattii WM276 chromosome G, complete sequence and encodes:
- a CDS encoding lipoyl(octanoyl) transferase LIP2 (Similar to TIGR gene model, INSD accession AAW44485.1); protein product: MSRSVARLFSSNARNLSLGRASCPTASSSVSASSSLPPLRYYIFKEPLPYPVGLKLQNDIIDRRLAAKSKDPIGSKGLGDVVLLLEHTPTYTTGRRDNTPNPNELHPEEKKVQNVGAGFYITKRGGQVTYHGPGQLVGYPILDLNVMETPTRCYVEFLQAMLSNYIRDISALDDILAPHPDGHVGVFSSPTEKVASIGIHLHHRITSHGFAMNITPEPIAWFDLVMACGLADVRAVSLHDLITRGAMQEGIIPSRLPSVQDVARSIMPRFGEMFGREFKALDARDSGEAGEIWELVQKAEQGARENNDKCGGWPSKPVLSQRA
- a CDS encoding Hypothetical protein (Similar to TIGR gene model, INSD accession AAW44483.1; CNG01170) yields the protein MSKDAQAAISLAHPSFNQPQPGESQASYQPSTTTTLAADVEANAVPTSMTSSLKADIFSNDAKNDKNGEDIDGENETFRTSGESRVGIQDEKEAQTPSHHSGSEIKVSQRKKWGLLALFSVSLVIDQWCLAAFYILTSPIIDSMQVPFAQQSWVITSYTVTFAATLLFWGRISDLYSAAPVFSYGIITLGLLNLIISFLPERYSFFILRALSGIAGSSSVPSAYRLIVTVFEPHELNKAFTVYSMSGAIANSTGNIIAGTIMLIPSGGQGEAWRWFFRILSVILLPVGVWSIFWIPRSRGENADANDKSARMDLPGCFMMLVAIVLLILSLTLGASNGWSTPGFIAPLIISAIIFPGFFIWESRIKPTHALLPPSIWRYHDFALWIVFALLGYTWWSVNFFAFIEYWMDYMGEKAIIVSLRVLAEGITPIIIAIIITKWGRLMEWPRISITCGALLGIAAYIMFILSGTHVGRDYWRYIFPAMIFGATGMYLVFTATSVGAMCAVPADVGGVAGATLQVAYQVGAAVSFAVQAGLFTVNEGGISNFDNIRASFYFEIGFIALWLIGFLVFYRPPKNTEVSGDTERIVAGH